The DNA window CGCGAGGCGATCGCGGCGGCGCGGTCCCTGGCGCCGGAGCTGGCCGCCGGCGCGGCCCACCGCGATTCGTACCGGCAACTGCCACACGCGGAGATCGAACTGCTCTCGCAGGCGGGTCTGCTGGCCGTGACGGTGCCCGAGCGGTTCGGCGGACCGGATCTGCCACCCAGCGTGGTGGCCGAGCTGACCGCCATCCTCGCGGCCGCCGATCCGAACATCGCGCAGATCCCGCACAGCCACTTCGTGTATCTGAACCTGTTGCGGCACAACGGGTCTGTCGAACTGCAACGGCGCATCTTCGGCGCCGTCCGGGACGGCGGCCGGGTGGCCAACGCGCAGTCGGAGCGTGGCGGCAAAACCATCGCGGACATCTCCACGCGGCTCACCCCCGCGGCCGACGGCTATGTGCTCGACGGGGAGAAGTTCTACGCCACCGGGTCCCTGTTCGCCGACACGCTCGCGATTCTCGCGCGGCTCGACGACGTAGGCGATGATCACGCGCCGGGTGAGTACGTCGCTTTCATTCCGGCGTCGGCACCCGGGGTGGAGATCATCGACGACTGGAACGGTATGGGCCAGCGCACCACCGGCTCGGGCACCGTTCGCCTGCGGGGCGTGCACGTGGACGCCGCCGATCTGGTGGCCCGTGCCCCGGCGGTGTCGGCGCCCACCGGGTACGGCGCCTTCGCCCAGTTGCTGCACGTCGCCATCGACACCGGCATCGCGCGCGGCGCGTTGGAGGCGGCCGCGGAGTTCGTCCGGACCACGTCGCGACCATGGTTCGAGGCGGGCGTGGAACGGGCCGTCGATGATCCGCTGCTGGTTCAGCGATTCGGTGAGCTCGGGGTCGAGGTCGCGACCGCCGAGGCCACCCTCGCCGCGGCCGGACGCCGGGTGGACGAGGCAACTGGTTTCGCCGACCCGGATGCCGTAGCCGGCGACATCCCCGTGTCCCAGGTGATCGCGGACGCCTCCATCGCGGTGGCCACGGCCAAGGTCGTCGCCGACCGCGTCGCGAACTCGGTCACCTCGGCGCTGTTCGAGGTCAGCGGTACCCGCAGCGCCGGTGCCGATCTCGGCCTCAATCGGTTCTGGCGGGACGCACGTACGCACACCCTGCACGACCCGGTCCGCTGGAAGTATCAGCACATCGGTCGACGAGTGCTGCGTGGGGAGGACCCACCGTTGCACGGGGTGATCTGACCCCGGTGGTCTGACTGGCCGATCGTTCGAGCGCCCCGATCGTTCGAGCGACAGACGTTCTCGGCGAGGGCGCATATGCTACCGCTATGTCCGAGAGTCGAGTCAACACCCGGTTCGGGCCGTATCGCCTGGACGAGTTGCTCGGTCGTGGCGGCATGGGTGAGGTCTACCGCGCCTACGACACGGCCAAAGACCGTGTGGTGGCGCTCAAACTCCTGAAAACCGGTCTCGCACACGACGAGGTCTACCAGGAGCGATTCCGGCGGGAGTCGCACGCTGCGGCGCGGCTCGGCGAACCGCACGTCATCCCGATCCACGACTGGGGTGAGATCGACGGTGTCCTGTTCATCGACATGCGTCTGGTCGAGGGGGAGGATCTGCGTGCCCTGCTGCGTCGCGAATCGGTGCTCTCGCCGGCGCGTTCGGTGTCCATCGTCGAGCAGGTCGCCGCGGCCCTCGATGCCGCGCACCGGCAGGGACTCGTCCACCGCGACATCAAACCCGAGAACATCCTGGTGTCCGAGAACGATTTCGCCTACCTGGTGGACTTCGGTATCGCGCATGCCGCCGAGGACACCCATCTGACCCAGGCGGGTACCGCAATCGGATCCATCGCCTACATGGCACCCGAGCTCTTCGACGCCTCGCCGGTGAGCGCCTCCAGCGACATCTACGGGCTGACCTGTGTGCTGTTCGAATGCCTGACCGGGCGTGTGCCACACCCGGCCGACACGGTGAGCGCGGCGATCAAGGCGGCGGTTCTCTCGCCCCCGCCGGCACCGAGCGCGGTCAACGCCGAAGTCCCGCGGGCCTTCGACACAGTCATCCGCCGCGGACTCGATCCCGATCCGGCGCAACGCTATCCGACTGCCCGGGAGATGGCCGCCGCGGCGCGTGCGGCGCTGTCCGGGGACGTCGCCGACGCCGACGAGAGCGGGCTCCCCGCCGAGGGGGAGACCAATGTGATCCGGGCCCCGCAGACCGTGATCGCCCCGGGCGTCGGTGACTATTCACCGACGCAGGTGTCGACGACCGGTCCGCAAGGCCCTGGAGGAACCTCGAATCTGGCAGGTTCACAACAGTTCTCGGGGCCGCAGCAGCTTTCGGGGCCGCAGCAGTTTTCGGGGCCGCAGCAGTTCTCGGGACCCCAGAGCTATTCCGGACCCCAGCAGTACGCGGGTGGACCGCCGGGATACCCGGCCGCCTACCCCGCTGGATACCCACCGCCCGAGCGGCGCTCCGCCGTCATACCGATCCTGGTCGGTCTCATCGCGCTGGTGCTGATCGGACTGCTGGCGCTGGGGGGCTACTGGCTGGCGACGAGGGAGAACGATTCGTCGTCGAATGATGCGGATGCGAGCCGCTCCACGGTGACCCATGTGGTGTCGGTGCCACCGACCACGCAGGTGACAACACCCACCGGACCGGCCGCACCGCCACCGGGCTCGGCGCCGTGCGATACGACGGTCGGCGTGGGAACACCCGTGACGAGCTGTCCGTTCGCGTTCGCGGTGCGGGACGCCTATCTGCGCTCCGGCCCCAAGGGCCAGGCCAGGGTGATCTTGGCAGCCAGTCCGGTGACCGGACTGACCTACACCATGTCGTGCGTACCCGAATCGGGGATCGTGGTGTGCCGGGGTGGCAACGACGCGGTGGTACACATCTACTGATGACCATGCAGATGTTCCCTCGCCGGTGGCCCGTGCTCGTCCTCCTCTGTGTGGCGGCACTGTGTGCCGGCTGTGGCAGCTCGGCGGACAACGACCAGGCCCCGGTCACCGTGACCGTGACCTCGACGGGTTCGAGCCCCAGCACGGTCAGCGTGTCGTCGTCCTCGGCACCGTCCTCGGTTCCCGCCGGCAATTATCGGACCCTCTCGACGGGTTTCGCGCGGGTGGCACAGCAGACCGGGGCGATCGTCGGGATCGCCATCGCGCCCATCGGCGGTGCGGCGGTGCCGGCCCTGACCCTCGGTGATCGCCAGCCGCGGGTGGCATGGTCGACGATCAAAGTGCCGCTGGCTGTTGCGGCGGAACGCAAGAACGGGCAGAGCTCGGCGGAGACCGCAGCGATCGTGAACTCCGACAACGCGTCGGCCGAGTCGCTCTGGGCATCACTCGGTTCGTCGTCACAGGCGGCGGCCGCGGTGACCGCGGTTCTGCGGGAGGGGGGAGACGCCACCACAGTGGTGCCGGCACAGCAGTTGCGGGCCGGGTTCACCATCTTCGGGCAGACGCAGTGGGCGTTACCCGATGCGGCCACCTTCACCGCACATCTGCCGTGCATGCCCGGCACCGAGCATGTCCTGTCGCTGATGGGTCAGGTCGCGGGTAATCAGCAGTGGGGGGTGGAGATCATGCAGGCGCCGCGCTCCACCGCGGTGAAAGGTGGTTGGGGACCGGGCGATGCCAGCGGCTACCTGGTCCGGCAGATCGGGATCATCACCCACCGCAACGGCAAGCAGACCGCGATCGCGATGAGTGCCGTCGGCGGGTCGATGTCGGGTGGGATCGCGGCATTGAACACTGTCGCCAACTGGTTGGGCCGCAACATCTCCCGGTTGCCGCAGGGGTCGTGCGCCCGGTGACCCGGGCGGCGGTCGTGGCGGCCGTGTCGATCCTTCTGCTCGTCGCGTGCAGCCCGACTGGCGAGGGGGCGAGCCCATCCGGGCGAGGCGCCACGCCACCGCCGTCGACCACGGCCATGTCCTTGGCATCCCCGGCACCGTCGGCGGCCTGTGCACCGACGACGGTCGCGATCGATCCGGGCCACAACCCCGTGCCCATCGACGACTTCGACCCGGTCACCGGCGTCGCCGAGATCGACTACCCGAACGGTGCCGAGGACCGTGGCGTCTTCGCCGTGGCCGAGCAGGTTCGCGACATGCTGGTCGGCTTCGGATACCGCGTCATCCTCCTCAAGCGGGCCGTCGGCGAGAGTGTCACCTACCGGCAGCGGGTTCAGCGTGCCGCCGGTGCGACGATCGCGGTGAGCATTCACACCAGCCCCGGGGTCAACGCCGTGTTCGCCCAGCGTGTCGGCCTGTACCGGGAGGGCATCGGAGCCGACGGCCGGCAGCTGCGCGTCACCTTCACCAACCGCGCCACCGCTGCCCGCAGTGAGCGGTACGCGCACGCGGTCGCCGAGCAGCGGACGAGGATCGAAGGACGTCCGGTGGCCGTGCGCGACAATGACTTCGGTAGGCGCGCGCCTCTGTGGTCGGGCAATATCCCGGTGATCGCGCTCATCGCCGACACCGTGCCCTGGGTGTACAACGAGTTCGGTACGCCGGATGCCGGTGGCTCGACCGGCCTGCCGCGGGCTCGGCTCGACGCGTACGCGCGCGGTCTGGTGGCCGGTGTGCGGTCCGCGGTGCCGGTGTGCGTCACGTCGCGGTGAGGTTCCGATTGCATCTCGCCCGTGGTGGAGACCGCTGAACGCAAACTAACCTCATGTGTCTGCTGTTATTTAAGGGGCTCATGTGGCAACAGTGAAACGTATATGTGTGCTGATCGGTGTCCTCGTCTGCTGTGTGCTGGCCGGGACGGGTACGGCATTCGCGGCCCCGGGCATCCCCGGCCTGCCGCCGCTGCCCGAGCCGATCGCGCGCCTGTTCACCCCGCCGGTTCCGATCGACAAGAAGCTGACCAGGGACTTCAGCGCGATGCAGAAGTCGATGCGGCGTTCGCTGCCCGGCAGTGTGGGCGTGGCGATCGTCCCGATCGGCTCGGACCGCGCGATCTCACTCGGCACCCTGAAGACCGGCCGGGCGTGGTCGACGCTGAAGGTGCCGGTGTCGCTGGCCGCGCAACGGCACAGCGGAGCCGGTGTGGCCGCGATGGAGAACAAGGCCATCGTCATCTCCGACAACGACGCCGCCGGCAAGCTGTGGGGTTCACTCGGCGGCGGGGTGGCCTCGGTACAGGCGGTGACCGCGGTACTGCGCGAAGGGCACGACGCGCGTACGCGGGTGTCGTCGGAGGCCGACAACCCGCCGTCGTATCCGGGCTACACGATGTGGGCGCTCGCCGATCAGGCGCGCTTCGGTGCCCACCTGCCGTGTATGGCGGGCAGCGAGACCATCATCCGGTTGATGAGCTCGGTCGCGCCCAATCAGCAATGGGGAGTCGCCCGGCTGGGCCGTGCCAAGGGGGCGGTGACGGCGGTGAAGGGCGGCTGGGGTCCGGCCACCGCGCGCTCACCCGGCTACCTCGTCCGCCAACTCGGCATCATCACCACCACCCGCGGACAGTTCGCCGTCGCGCTGGCGGCCGTGCCCCGCAGCGGCAAGTTCGAGGACGGGACCAAGATGCTGAATCGCGTGGGCTCCTGGCTCGAGAAGTACGTCACCACACTCCCTGTCGGGCGGTGCTGAGTCGGTCGGCTCAGTCGGGCATCGAGTGTCTGCCGGTGCGGCGCGGCGGCTTTGATTCGGCCGGTGTCGCCCCAGCGGGCGGGGACTCGGCCGAGGCGGCACCGGCCGGGCGGACGAGAGCGGCGGCGATGGCGGTGGTGAGCGGCACCGAGAGTGCGATGGCGATGCCGCCGACGAAGGAGCGGGCCAGTTCGACTGCCACCGCGTCGGTGGTGAGCAGCGATCCGAGGGGTTGCTGGGCGACCGAGAACAGCAACATGAGTGGCAGCGCGCTGCCGGCATAGGCGAAGACCAGGGTGTAGACGGTGCTTGCGATGTGGTCACGGCCCACGCGCATGGCCGCTCGGAAGGTGGCCAACCGGGTCGGCTCACCCGCGGCGGCCAGCTCGAAGGCGGCCGATGCCTGGGTGATGGTGACGTCGTTGAGCACACCGAGGGTGCCGATGATGAAACCGGCGAGCAGCAGGCCGCTGATCGAGATGCTGCCCTGATAGACCTGCAGGTTGGTGGTCTGGTCGCCGGATAGACCGGTGAGGTTCATCGTGCGGATCGCCAGCCAGCTGAGCACACCGGCGAGCACCAGCGAGGTGAGGGTGCCCAGCAACGCCGAACTGGTGCGCAGACTGATGCCGTGCGCCAGGTAGAGCACCACGAACAGGATGGCCGCCGAGGACACGACGGCCACCGCCACCGGTGACGAGCCGGCCAGGATCGCCGGCAGCGTGAACGCGCCGAGTACGAGGAAGGCGAACGCCAGCCCGATGATGGACCGGAATCCGCGCCACGCGGCCACCAGGACGACGGCGGCGACAAACAGGATCGCCCAGATCAGCGTCGAGGTTCCGCGCTTGAAGTCGAAGAAGGTGTAGCGGTCGCCGTCGGGTCCGGGGACGGTGGACAACCGGATGTGGTCGCCGTCGTGCAGGGTCGGCTGACCGGCCTGAGGGTCGTCGAGGGCGTCGGCGGGCACCGGGACCGCATCCGGCCCGGTGGTCGACTGCGCGCGGTTGGTGGGAACCTCCAGGACGGTGTATCGCCCTTGTGCCGCACCGGAATCCAGTCGCACGGTGTGCAGGATGCAGGGACCGTCGTCGACCGGGGTCACCGGGACATCGGCGGTCTCCAGGACGCTGCCGGCGACCGAGTTCAGGCATCCGGCGCGGAAATGGTCGACGACCTCACCGTCGACGGTGTGGATGGGGCCGCCGTCGGCCGACCGGAACTGGGTGGGGATCGGATGGTCGGAGTGCGACGGCCACAAGACCACGGCGCCAATTGCCACGGCCAGGCCCGCGACCGCCAACGCGCCGATGACGAACCACTTGGCGTAGGGCGACAGGACGTGCGAGATGTCGGACAGATGGCCGTGCCCGTGTCCGGTATGTGAATGTCCGGACGGATTCGGCTTGCGGACAGGGGATGAGGGCTCGTTGCCCGATGTCGACCGGCTCACGTCGACACCCTATGCGCATCGGCGCCGGAACATCAGAGCGGCAGCAGGATGTTCTTGACCGACGGGTCGGTGCGCAGGAATTCCTGGACGGCCGGATCCTTGAAGGCCGCGACGAGTTGCTTGATGTTCTCGGTGTCCTTCCACCGGGTTCCGATGGTGAGCTGTCCGGCGAACTCGTCGGGCGCCGGCGGCGCGAAGATCTGCTTGGCGATGTCGATGTCGGCGGCGAGGTAGTACTCGGTGTAGCCGACGGCCGCATCGAGGTCGGCCAGCGAGCGGGACTGCGCGGCGAAGTCGAGGAGCTTGAACTGCAGACCACGCGGATTGGTCGCGATGTCCTTCTGAGTGGCCTGCCACTTGTCGATCCCCGGCTTCAGCGTGATCAGGCCGGCACGTTCGAGGAGCCACAGTCCCTGGGCCTCGTTGGCGGGATCGGAATACAGCGAGACGGTGGCGCCGTGCGGGAGCTCGGCCGGGCTGCGGTACTTGTCCGACCAGATGCCGAAACCCCAACGGAAGACCGGTGTCGCGGCCTCCTCCTGGAAATCCGGGTTGGCGTCGAGCACCTGACCCAGCCAGAGCCGGTGCTGGTAGACGGTGCCGGCGACCTCACCGTCGCTGACCGCGCGATTAAGGGTGGTGGAATCCGACAGTCCCTTGAAGGCGACCTTGATCCCGTAGCGTGGCGCGACGTTGGTGGCGATGTAGTTCACGAGCGCCTCTTCGGCGGCGTTGCCCTCGGCGGTCACGACGGTCAGCGTGGCGCCCGCGGTCTCGTTGGGGGAGGTCTTCTCCGAGCCGAGGAAACGCCAACCGATCACGCCGGCGACCACGACGACCACCACGACGATGGCGGCGATGACGGGCCAGCGGCGCCGCCGGGCGATCTCGATGTCGCCGTCGGATGTTCCAGGTGTGTTCTCGCGTGTGGTGGAGCCGGTGGAACTGGACATGTCTGGGGGCCTCTCAGCGGTTGACGCGGCGGGACTTCTCGGGGGTGAGGGTGCGCACCAGTGCGTCGCCGACGATCTGGATCAACGCGACGGTGATGACGAGGACGATGATGGTGGCGATCATGACGGCGTGGTCGAAACGTTGGTACCCGTAGGTGACCGCGACGTAGCCGAGTCCGCCGGCGCCGATGGTGCCGGCGATGGTGGAGTACTCGATCATCGCGATCGTGTTGATCGTGAGGCCGCCGACGATATTCGGCAGTGCCTCGGGAATCTGTGCGGTCCAGACGATCTGGGCGTTCGAGCCACCCGACGCCTTGGCCACGTCCACCACCGATGAGGGCACCGAGCGCAGCGAGTTCTCCACGATGCGGGTAAAGAACGCGATACCCGCGATGGACATCGGTACCACCGCCGCGGCGATCCCGATGTTGGTGCCCGTGACGAATCGGGTGAACGGGATGATGGCGGTCATCAGGACCAGGAACGGTAGGGATCGGCCGATGCTGATCACCCACGAAAGAGGTTGGTGGAAGACGCGATTCTCGAACAGTCCGCCGGGTGCGAGGTTGTGGACGAGCGCGCCGAGCGGCACCCCGACGACCAGGACGACGGCCATCACGATGGTGACCATGAGGACGGTGTCGACAAAGGCGGGGATGAGCAGGTCGGGGATCTCGTCGACGGGCACGGTGATGGCGGCCGTATCCAGGCGGATCATGCGGCCACCTCCACCTGCGGGCTGTCGAGAACGCGGGCGGTGATGCCGAGTTGGTGGGCGGCGCCCACGAACGACGCGGCGTGGCCGCGGGCGACCGAGACGGTCAGGTCGCCGTAGGACACCCCGTCGACGGTGGACACGTTGGCCCCGAGGACCGCGACGGCGATGCCCAGGTCGGCGGCGATGCGGGTGAGCCAGTCCGCAGGTACTGCCGCGGAGTTGTAGACCACCGAGATCGCCGACTGGACTGTGGGGGTGTCAGATGGTCTGTGTAAGTCCAGTGCTCATCAGTGAGAGGAAGATCTATGAGCATGGCGTTAGACGACAAGCAGCAGGGCCACGACGATCATCAGTTGCCTGAGCTGGCCGAGCCACGTTCGACTGCGGAGGTGGCCGAGGCGTTGGCGGCTTCGGGCATGGTCGATGAGTTGTTGGCCCAGATCGATACCGGGCAGGTTCAGATCACCGGGGACGGTGGCCTAATTCCGGGTCTGATCAAACTCGCCCTCGAACGTGGGCTGAAAGCCGAACTGACCGATCACCTCGGCTATGACAAGGGCGACCCGGCCGGTCGGGAACTGCCGAATGCCCGCAACGGGTCGACCCCGAAAACGGTCGCCTCCGAAGCCGGTCCGGTCGAGCTGAACGTCCCTCGTGACCGTGACGGCACGTTCACCCCACGTCTGGTCCCCAAGGGGTCGCGCCGGCTCGGTGGCCTCGATGACATCATCATCTCGCTCTATGCCGGCGGCATGACGTTGCGCGATATCCAACACCACCTCGCATCCACAATCGGCACCGATCTGTCCCACGAGACGATCTCCAAGATCTGCGACGAGGTCCTCGACGCGGTCGACGAATGGCAGAACCGGCCGCTGGAGGCGCTGTACCCCGTCATCTATCTCGACGCGTTGGTGGTGAAGGTCAAAGACGGCGCCCACGTCCGAAACAAACACGCCCACATAGCGATTGGCGTCGACATGGCCGGTATCAAGCATGTGTTGGGGATCTGGATACAGGCCGAAGAGGGCGCGAGGTTCTGGGCCGGGGTGTGCGCGAATCTGGCCAACCGCGGCGTCAAAGACGTGCTGGTCGTGTGCTGTGACGGGCTCACCGGATTCCCCGAGGCGATCGAGGCGACCTGGCCGCTGGCCACCGTGCAGACGTGTGTGGTGCATCTGATCCGCAACGCGATGCGGTTCGTCAACTACAAAGACCGCAAGGAGGTGGCCCGGGCGATCAAACCGATCTACACAGCCCCGGATGTCGAGGTCGCCCGCCTCGAGTGGGAGGCCTTCCGCGACTCGGAGTTGGGTGTCAAATACCCCAGTGCAGCACAGGCTTTCGACCGGGCGTGGGACCGTTTCATCCCCTTCTTGGCGTTCCCACCCGAACTGCGCAAGGTCATTTACACCACGAACTCGATCGAGTCGCTGAACTATCAATTACGTAAGGTCATCAAGAACCGCGGCCATTTCCCGAATGACGTCGCGGTCCGCAAGCTGCTGTGGCTGGCGATCTGCGACATCGAGGACAAACGCGCCCGGCAA is part of the Gordonia bronchialis DSM 43247 genome and encodes:
- a CDS encoding serine hydrolase, coding for MLIGVLVCCVLAGTGTAFAAPGIPGLPPLPEPIARLFTPPVPIDKKLTRDFSAMQKSMRRSLPGSVGVAIVPIGSDRAISLGTLKTGRAWSTLKVPVSLAAQRHSGAGVAAMENKAIVISDNDAAGKLWGSLGGGVASVQAVTAVLREGHDARTRVSSEADNPPSYPGYTMWALADQARFGAHLPCMAGSETIIRLMSSVAPNQQWGVARLGRAKGAVTAVKGGWGPATARSPGYLVRQLGIITTTRGQFAVALAAVPRSGKFEDGTKMLNRVGSWLEKYVTTLPVGRC
- a CDS encoding NIL domain-containing protein, translated to MVYNSAAVPADWLTRIAADLGIAVAVLGANVSTVDGVSYGDLTVSVARGHAASFVGAAHQLGITARVLDSPQVEVAA
- a CDS encoding SfnB family sulfur acquisition oxidoreductase yields the protein MTQVSSAARIATAREAIAAARSLAPELAAGAAHRDSYRQLPHAEIELLSQAGLLAVTVPERFGGPDLPPSVVAELTAILAAADPNIAQIPHSHFVYLNLLRHNGSVELQRRIFGAVRDGGRVANAQSERGGKTIADISTRLTPAADGYVLDGEKFYATGSLFADTLAILARLDDVGDDHAPGEYVAFIPASAPGVEIIDDWNGMGQRTTGSGTVRLRGVHVDAADLVARAPAVSAPTGYGAFAQLLHVAIDTGIARGALEAAAEFVRTTSRPWFEAGVERAVDDPLLVQRFGELGVEVATAEATLAAAGRRVDEATGFADPDAVAGDIPVSQVIADASIAVATAKVVADRVANSVTSALFEVSGTRSAGADLGLNRFWRDARTHTLHDPVRWKYQHIGRRVLRGEDPPLHGVI
- a CDS encoding serine hydrolase, whose protein sequence is MTMQMFPRRWPVLVLLCVAALCAGCGSSADNDQAPVTVTVTSTGSSPSTVSVSSSSAPSSVPAGNYRTLSTGFARVAQQTGAIVGIAIAPIGGAAVPALTLGDRQPRVAWSTIKVPLAVAAERKNGQSSAETAAIVNSDNASAESLWASLGSSSQAAAAVTAVLREGGDATTVVPAQQLRAGFTIFGQTQWALPDAATFTAHLPCMPGTEHVLSLMGQVAGNQQWGVEIMQAPRSTAVKGGWGPGDASGYLVRQIGIITHRNGKQTAIAMSAVGGSMSGGIAALNTVANWLGRNISRLPQGSCAR
- a CDS encoding MetQ/NlpA family ABC transporter substrate-binding protein, which translates into the protein MSSSTGSTTRENTPGTSDGDIEIARRRRWPVIAAIVVVVVVVAGVIGWRFLGSEKTSPNETAGATLTVVTAEGNAAEEALVNYIATNVAPRYGIKVAFKGLSDSTTLNRAVSDGEVAGTVYQHRLWLGQVLDANPDFQEEAATPVFRWGFGIWSDKYRSPAELPHGATVSLYSDPANEAQGLWLLERAGLITLKPGIDKWQATQKDIATNPRGLQFKLLDFAAQSRSLADLDAAVGYTEYYLAADIDIAKQIFAPPAPDEFAGQLTIGTRWKDTENIKQLVAAFKDPAVQEFLRTDPSVKNILLPL
- a CDS encoding serine/threonine-protein kinase, which codes for MSESRVNTRFGPYRLDELLGRGGMGEVYRAYDTAKDRVVALKLLKTGLAHDEVYQERFRRESHAAARLGEPHVIPIHDWGEIDGVLFIDMRLVEGEDLRALLRRESVLSPARSVSIVEQVAAALDAAHRQGLVHRDIKPENILVSENDFAYLVDFGIAHAAEDTHLTQAGTAIGSIAYMAPELFDASPVSASSDIYGLTCVLFECLTGRVPHPADTVSAAIKAAVLSPPPAPSAVNAEVPRAFDTVIRRGLDPDPAQRYPTAREMAAAARAALSGDVADADESGLPAEGETNVIRAPQTVIAPGVGDYSPTQVSTTGPQGPGGTSNLAGSQQFSGPQQLSGPQQFSGPQQFSGPQSYSGPQQYAGGPPGYPAAYPAGYPPPERRSAVIPILVGLIALVLIGLLALGGYWLATRENDSSSNDADASRSTVTHVVSVPPTTQVTTPTGPAAPPPGSAPCDTTVGVGTPVTSCPFAFAVRDAYLRSGPKGQARVILAASPVTGLTYTMSCVPESGIVVCRGGNDAVVHIY
- a CDS encoding IS256 family transposase, whose product is MSMALDDKQQGHDDHQLPELAEPRSTAEVAEALAASGMVDELLAQIDTGQVQITGDGGLIPGLIKLALERGLKAELTDHLGYDKGDPAGRELPNARNGSTPKTVASEAGPVELNVPRDRDGTFTPRLVPKGSRRLGGLDDIIISLYAGGMTLRDIQHHLASTIGTDLSHETISKICDEVLDAVDEWQNRPLEALYPVIYLDALVVKVKDGAHVRNKHAHIAIGVDMAGIKHVLGIWIQAEEGARFWAGVCANLANRGVKDVLVVCCDGLTGFPEAIEATWPLATVQTCVVHLIRNAMRFVNYKDRKEVARAIKPIYTAPDVEVARLEWEAFRDSELGVKYPSAAQAFDRAWDRFIPFLAFPPELRKVIYTTNSIESLNYQLRKVIKNRGHFPNDVAVRKLLWLAICDIEDKRARQREKERGKPAATRKAPGRLVEGQVVTNWKQALGQLALAYPDRIEPHLT
- a CDS encoding N-acetylmuramoyl-L-alanine amidase yields the protein MSLASPAPSAACAPTTVAIDPGHNPVPIDDFDPVTGVAEIDYPNGAEDRGVFAVAEQVRDMLVGFGYRVILLKRAVGESVTYRQRVQRAAGATIAVSIHTSPGVNAVFAQRVGLYREGIGADGRQLRVTFTNRATAARSERYAHAVAEQRTRIEGRPVAVRDNDFGRRAPLWSGNIPVIALIADTVPWVYNEFGTPDAGGSTGLPRARLDAYARGLVAGVRSAVPVCVTSR
- a CDS encoding YibE/F family protein, which translates into the protein MSRSTSGNEPSSPVRKPNPSGHSHTGHGHGHLSDISHVLSPYAKWFVIGALAVAGLAVAIGAVVLWPSHSDHPIPTQFRSADGGPIHTVDGEVVDHFRAGCLNSVAGSVLETADVPVTPVDDGPCILHTVRLDSGAAQGRYTVLEVPTNRAQSTTGPDAVPVPADALDDPQAGQPTLHDGDHIRLSTVPGPDGDRYTFFDFKRGTSTLIWAILFVAAVVLVAAWRGFRSIIGLAFAFLVLGAFTLPAILAGSSPVAVAVVSSAAILFVVLYLAHGISLRTSSALLGTLTSLVLAGVLSWLAIRTMNLTGLSGDQTTNLQVYQGSISISGLLLAGFIIGTLGVLNDVTITQASAAFELAAAGEPTRLATFRAAMRVGRDHIASTVYTLVFAYAGSALPLMLLFSVAQQPLGSLLTTDAVAVELARSFVGGIAIALSVPLTTAIAAALVRPAGAASAESPPAGATPAESKPPRRTGRHSMPD
- a CDS encoding methionine ABC transporter permease — translated: MIRLDTAAITVPVDEIPDLLIPAFVDTVLMVTIVMAVVLVVGVPLGALVHNLAPGGLFENRVFHQPLSWVISIGRSLPFLVLMTAIIPFTRFVTGTNIGIAAAVVPMSIAGIAFFTRIVENSLRSVPSSVVDVAKASGGSNAQIVWTAQIPEALPNIVGGLTINTIAMIEYSTIAGTIGAGGLGYVAVTYGYQRFDHAVMIATIIVLVITVALIQIVGDALVRTLTPEKSRRVNR